Genomic window (Phacochoerus africanus isolate WHEZ1 chromosome 1, ROS_Pafr_v1, whole genome shotgun sequence):
TTTgtttaaaagaagaagaggagttcccatcgtggcacagcagaaacgaatccgactaggaaccatgaggttgtgggtttgatccctggcctcgctcagtgggttaaggatccagcatttcggtaaactgtggtgtaggttgcagacgtggctcagatctggggttgctgtggctatggcgtaggctggcggcaacagctcggattagaccccctagcctggaaacctccattgcGCTGTGgatgtcctaaaaagacaaaagacaaaaaaaaaaaaaaaagaagaagaagaagaaagaagtgatGGAGTGGGATCATTGTGTCAGATCAGAGGCAGAGCTCAATAATTTGAAAAAGCAGTTTTTTATATATGATCCATTTCCTAAgagtgaaaattcttttttttaaatgatttttattttttccattatagctggtttatagtgttctgtcaatttctttctttttttttttttctttttgtcctttctagggccaagacagcatatggaggttccaagactaggggtccaatccaagctgtagccgctggcctatgccacagccacagcaactctggatccaagccgcgtctgcaacctacaccagagctcactgcaacgctggatcgttaacccactgagcaagggcagggaccgaaccaaaaacctcatgattctagtcggatttgtttccgctgtgccatgatgagaactatacaacaaagtgacccagtcacacctacatatacacattctttttctcacattatcctccatcaagctccatcataagtgactagatatagttcccagtgctatacagcaggatctcattgctgatccattccaaaggcaatagtttgcatctatgaatcccagattcccagtccatcccactccttccccctccccctccccctcggcaaccacaagtctgttctccaagtccatgagtttcttttctgtggaaaggttcatttgtgccatatattagattccggatataagtgatatcatatggtatttgtcttcctctttctgacccTAAGAGTAAAAATTCTCATGACCAATAGTAAGGGGTGAATGATAGAGATTATGGTATATCCATAGGACAAAACATCTGTAGTcataaaaatttgcattttagaaagacatTTAATGACAAAATTACATAAGCTGTTAAATTTAAATGGCAGGAAATAGGTATAATATAAAAAACATATTGTagctaaatacacacacacgcacaactATGCctagaaaaaagactggaagaaatCAGGGTGATTATTTTATAtgttccttccccttccccactcctgccccagtTTCCTACAATGAACAGGTATTAAATAACTATGATCCTATAGTAATTCTCTTAACAAAACTGAATTTGAAGATATCATCCCTGTGCTGCTTTACCTCTAGGTTCTTTGACATTTGCAGATCTTCCTGAGACTATCATGGTCACATCTAAAGCAGTTCCTAAAATTAAGTATATATGGGCATTGAaagcagggaaggaaagagggaatggAATGTATTAACCTTTAAAATGGCTGTTTCTTATAACTAAGAAAACATCgtgtaatgagaaaaataagttgACATAAAAGCCATGTAAGCTTCATTCCCTTGTACATGTGCTGATTCTGCATCAAGTCTGCTTTTTTGATCAGGCTTCTAGACTGTTAACACTTAGAGGATGTACAGGCTGTGTCTTACATTATATATTGAATTAAAGAATGGATTGCTTACTGTAGTCCAGGCATTGTGCTGAGCATATTGTGGTGAACAATGGATATGTCCCCTAAACATATAGAGCATATAGAATAGAAGGAAaagataagtgaataaataagttaccagagttcccatcatggctcagcggaaatgaatctgactagcatccataaggacgcggcttccatccctggccttgctcagtgggttaaggatcggtgttgccatgagctatggtataggtcacagacgcagctcagatctggcgtggctgtggctgtggtgtaggccaacagctacagctcccattcagcccctagcctgggaacctccatatgccgcaggtgcagtcctaagaagacaaaaaaaaaaaaaaaaaaaagctaccaaaaCTCAATGAGTTTTAGAATGACGGGGAAAGGACAAAGGAGACAGGTCTGGTCTGGTGAACCTCTCAGGACATAATGTATAAGATTGACATAGAGGCTGCTTGTACATACATGTTTAATTGGTAAATGAAAAAGATTCTATAAACTGATTCTTGGGTTCATACATAATTATGGgttaaaaatacactaaaagatCCAAACTGAACTGCCTTTCTAGGCTCATGTGTGAACAAACCTACACCCTTCAGTGAACCGGGGATTCTACAGACTAAGAATAACCCGGAGCCAAACTGAACTTTCAAGGTATCTCTTGAAGTACTGAGCTTGAGCTGAGCAGGCATCTCTAGAACTGGACAGGAGTCAGATCTGCTGGGGAGGAAGAATAAGGGAGAATGGGATTTAtccaacacttattttttttccgtTTTAGCAGGAAGTCATTATGTGACTAATACGTTTTCAGCAGATTTCCTCTGATTTACCCTGAAGTGTATGTGAGGATGATGTGCACTGCCAAGAAATGTGGAATTAGGTTCCAGCCTCCGGCTATTATCTTAATCTATGAGAAtgaaatgaaggggaaaagtCGCCAGCGCATTATGCCAGTCCGAAACTTTTCCAAGTTTTCAGGTACCTTATGTTTTATCTTGACTCCTACCTTAAATATTCCCTGAGTCACTTTATAAGAATGATTTGAGTCTTCTGTAGTGGAGCAGCATGGCTTTCAGAGTTAGACAGACCAAGGTTCAAGTCGTGATGTCGGGGTAGGTGTGTGACCTCCACTAAGTTAGTTACTCTTGGTAAAcatcagtttcctaatctgtaaaaggAAATTGAGAATCCCACCCTTTCAGATCTGCAATGTGGGTTAACTGAGATGGCAATATTCAATAGTATgaattcccttctcttcctccaaagGTGTTTTTTATTTGTAGTCTTGATATTTTCTTAGTACTTGTACGACTATCTCCAGCTGTACTactaatttttcttcttaggtGTTTTCTCTAGTTGAAAGTATTGAATGTCtcctcaaaatgatttttttttaattttgtactaaaatatagttgacttacaatattgcgccaatttctgctgtgcagcaaagtgactcagttatacatatatatatacattcttttttgtattcttctccatcatggtctattccaagagaccggatatagttccctgcactatacaataggaccttgttgtcttcAAAGTGAGTTTAagctatggaaataaaaaaatacatccctccttcccccaccacacTCAAAGCTCCGTATAAAGAAATAGttctataaaataattcattcccCAAAAGCCACTTAGCTACTGGACTGTAACGGCAGGTAATGCTTGCAGTAGTTTGTGATGCCTCAGTAGTTTGTGGTGTTGTATGTGGTATAATGGTTTTTTGTCTCCTTCCTAGATTGCAGCAGAGCTGctgaacaattaaaaaataatccacGACATAAGGATTACCTggaacaagtatccatgaggcagCTAGAGAAGTTATTCAGTTTTTTACGAGGTTACTTGTGGGGACAGAGTTTGGCAGAAACAATGGAGCAAATTCAACGGGAAACAACCATTGATCCTGAGGAAGACCTGAACAAACTAGATGACAAGGAACTTGCCAAAAGGAAGAGCATCATGGATGAACTTTTTGAGAAAAATCAGAAGAAGAAGGACGACCCAAATTTTGTTTATGACattgaagtggagttcccacagGATGAACAACTACAGTCCTGTGGCTGGGACACAGAGTCAGCTGATGAATTCTGATACCCCAaactagaaataataataataatgacaattgGGTAGCAGAAAATCCATATTTATACAAAGAACATAGATTGGGTTTAGAAAAATCTGTAGAGAACACTATCCCTATTGGGTTATGTTTTGATTGGCCAAGTTACTCTTCAAAACCAAGATATGCAGAACATCTACTATGTAGGTGCatgtggaagatagaaaaaaaccagaatataggACTCTGCCTTGAAGGAGCTTACAATCTAATTGGAAGTTAAAACCTTGTGAAAAGCTAATTATTGGTACTGGGCAGCAAAAATATTACATCCAAGTGCTTGGTAAAGGCTAGAGAGGGTCAGAACCTAGACTATTAAAGGGTAGAACAGCCAGGGAAGACTTTGTCCTTTAGGGGTAAGGTGGCACTTTGCCTGGCCTTGAAATGGCAGCATTGGGTAGAAGCTTATATAGGATTCTATAGATTATATAGATTAGAGAAAccgggagggaaaaaaagggggggagaaggGGGATCAGTAAAGAGATAGgaattagaacattttatttgAGGAGCAGTAAGGAAATTATAGTTTGATATGATCGGAGGGTATATATGGTTATCAGGGTATTATCCTGTCTGCATTGCTTCTATATGTGTTTAACTCGAGTAGAAGAGTACCCTGCAGAATGCCATGCACTTGCAAGTGGACGTAATTGGATGGACAGCAGGGGAGTTCTTCCCCCTCAGTATCAGGAAATATATGCTAAAGACATCCTGAAACCCTGGACCTTTTCCCATAAATAAGAGGTttgtttgtaaaatggaaaatctacCTGTAACAAATAAACATAGGTACTGCCAGCTTAGCCCTATTCATGAGTTTGTAACTACAAAAGATCTTTGTTGAACAAGgttatatatgtacaaatatgtcTTTCTtcataaaagaatattatttaggagttcctgttgtggcacagcagaaacgaatctgactaggaaccatgaggttgcaggttcaatccctggcctcactcagtgggttaaggattcggcattgccatgagctgtcgtgtaggttccagacatggcacagatctggcgtggctgtggctgtggcgtaggctggcggctgtagctttgattagacccctagcctgggaacctccatatgctgcaggtgaggccctaagaaaaagaaaaaaaaaaaatatttaatttgtaggGATCTTTTCTGCAAGGAAATTCGTAGTTAATTGCAGTTTCATTAAAACTGTAAAAGTTATTCATTCTTTCTACCTGTCCATCCCTACTCACTTTACCATTAAAAGCCTCATTGAAGAAATCATTCTTATAATGATGTCACCAAGGTCTTAAGATGGCCATGTCTCAAAGGTATATTTGCCAAAGGAAGCAAAAGAGTTTTCAGAACTGGAAACCCATAACTACGCAGTGTTTCACGGTGTAGATATAGATGATAGATTTTAAGAGTTGACCTTAGGTTGTTTTCCCCTTTCACTCTTATAAACAATGCCACAGTAAATAATCTAGTACATTCCCTATTTTCCAGGACTATCAATGATGCCTGGAGGGGACTTGCTGGGTATGTGCATCCTGAAGTTTAATAAGTATTGTTAGATTGTCCTGCaaagatttcattcattcagtaatgtACTTGCTGAGCCTGTACTGCTATGGAGTCTGGGGATCCAGCAGTATGTACAACAAAGCTTTTGCCTTTACAAGGTTTGCCTTTACAGAGTTTCCTTGTAAGGTCTACTTGGAGCAGAGAGATAACAAACATACATAGAATAACGTCATATGATAAGTGCTTAGAATTAAAAACAGGgtaaacggagttcccgtcatggcgcagtggttaacgaatccaactaggaaccatgaggttgtgggttcggtccctgcccttgctcagtggattaatgatcagtgttgccgtgagctgtggtgtaggttgcagacgcagctcagatcccacgttgctgtggctctggtgtaggccaggggctatagctctgattgtacccctagccttggaacctccatatgccgcgggagcggcccaaggaatagcaaaaaagaccaaaaaaaaaaataaaaagacaaaaaacaaaacagggtaaAGGAGAATGGTGGTCTAGGCACCATTGTTTTTGATAGGGCCTTCAGAGAAGGCCTTGCTGAAGacgtgacatttgagcaaaggctGGAAGGAGGTAAGGAAAACTAATGTGCGTTTcagaggttgtggagaaaggTATGCCCATAGGCCTCCAGAACTGGAATGTGCTTGGTATATTTGAGGAAGATTAAGGAGGCCACTGTGGCTAACACAgatcaagcaaaagaaaaatggtagGAGAAGAAGTTGGAATGTATTTTACTTCCACAGTACTTACCCTGAAGGTGGTGGCAATTAAACTATTGGTGTTATGTAAGAGTATCTGTTTTCCCCACATGTTCATCAACAGAAAGTATTATCAAACTGGATCTTTGTCAATTTTATAATCTAATAATGGTATCTCAtcgttttaatatgcatttcttttatgAGAGACTGAGTatctttatgtatgtattttataagtcattttttgtgaaataaaaatcttatgttctctgctcatttttctaaTGGTCTTTTTTACCTGatttctaaaaagtttttttttttttttcttgttagggccgcacctgcagcatagggaagttcctagcttggatcagagctgcagccaccggcttaggccacagccacagcgatgccagatccaagccacatcttcgacctacactacagctcccagcaacaccggatccttcacccactgagcgaggccagggatctagcctgtATCCTcttggatgttagtcaggttcatttccgctgacccacaacaggaactcctgcaaaaatttctttattaagGAGAATAGTCCTTTGTCTATGATAATGAGTTGCAGCTATTTCACCTTGTCATCTGTTTTTTGACTTGATATTTTTTCCAGAAAGATTTCTTCAAGTCCAGTTGATCAATATTTTCCTCTATGTGTTTgcattttgtgtcatatttagagAGGTATTTTtcactccaagattttttttttaatcccatagGGATTTTTTCTGTACAGGAATTAATCTTTGGTAAATTATGAGATTACTTTTTTCCAGATGCCCATCCAGCTGTCTCAGCACTACTATCTATTGAATTATCTTCTTCCTACATTGACTTGAAATTCATCCTTTATCACATACTAAATTTTTGTATATATCAAACTAattatattttgattatatttcGATTGCTATCATCTGCAACACACTTCCCAATCtatgttttgagggttttttttttaatgtttatcaaGTTCATCTCCTATGTTTAGTAAATTAAGAGgtatagaaaaacacaaaatgggCTATAACTTTTGCCTGTGAGTTGTTAACATGGTTCAGCCAAAGCCACAAAAGTAACGTGTGATAAAGACCATATGAGCTGAGTAGTTACgggttttttctttcatgtatctTGTTCAAAGCTGATTCTTCTGCTGAGCTCTTCTAAATGCTTTTCTaccataaaattaatacatattcaTTATTCATTATCTTAGCTTTTTTGACAAATACCAGGGTGCAAGAGTGAAATGGGAATATTCTTCCTTCGCCTCCTTCAATTCCCACTCTGCAGAGAAATTGGCTTCCCTAGAGGGCTCTGGATTTCATCTGCTCTTGTGATCTGACTTTATCAATTATTCTTTCTCCCTCCTATGCTCCTGTCTGTCTCatttccagctttattctttgcTGGCTTTCTTTGAAGTCTGTAAACATATATAAGACTCCGCCATATTAAAACAGGAAAACACATGGCCTTGTCTTTCTTTAATATTGTATCTAACCAAATTTTAGCTCATTTAGTTAAATAAATATAGCTTCCCTCCCCCTGGGTCGCTTTAGAGCTGATCTGGCTCTAATCCAATTATAGAGATGTATGCTTCCCTAGAAAGCTCAATACTTTGAGAGCTGTCCTGAAAGTTATCCCCAGTCTGTTGGATCCTTAAGAAGATCTGGTTCATTGAGTGAACGTGGAAATTTGATTCAGTTTGGACCTCTTAGTGTacttcactgtttttgtttttgtttttggctgccccagcatatggagctctctgggccagggagcagatctgagtcacagttgagatctgcctcctggtgctgcagagatgccaccgattctgttgcaccatagtgggaactcctgtactgtaCTCTTAACTAAAGATTGCCTGTGAATCCCTGGGTCAGCCCAATCATTgacctaaagattttttttcctatttatcgATTAAGCAAGTATGACTCAAGCACCTTATATGTCAAAATACTGTGAGTGGTCACCTTAAATATTATGTCCTGAGAGGCTCATCAGATCTGTCTCCCCTGTACTTTTGCAATTCTTTTACTCGTCAAGTTTTTTACAAGTATTTAATTACCTATCTAATATTTTGACAAAAGTAGTGGATGAAAATCGAGGAAAGACAGGTAAGTCTGTTAATGTTCAAGGATGAATCTTGAAGGGAGTAATTAGGATAGAAATTGCTGgatattaaaaaggaaacagaatcaTAGGCCTAAGTGAAAAAGCTAAAACTAAACAACTTTtagaagaaactgaaagaaaacttCTATAATCTTAGTGTTTTAGCCAGCTCATGCTGCTGcaacaaagtaccataaactgagtggcttataaaaaaaaaaatagaaatttattttttttagttctgcAGATTGGAGGTCCAAGATCAGGGTATTAACATGGTCAGTTTCTGGTGAGAGCCTCTTCCAGATTACAGACCATCGACCTCTCATAGCAGCCTTACACGgtggagagcagagcagagccaaGCTCTCTCCCGACTCctttaagggcactaatcccattcatgagagcaTCACCCTTATGACCTCGTCTAATCTAATCACCTCCTCAaatccccacctcctaataccattgCACTGGGGAGTAAAGTTTCAacaaattaattttgtttatttatttattttgtctttttgcattttctagggctgctcccgcagcatatggaggttcccaggctaggggtctaatcagagctgtagctgccggcctacaccacagccacagtaatttgggatctgagccacgtctgcaatctacaccacagctcatggcaacgctggatccttaacccactgagcaaggccagggattgaacccacaacctcatggttcctagttggattcgttaaccactgtgccacgatgggaactcctcgacaaATTAATTTTGGAAGGACAGAAACATTCAGTCCGTAACACTTGAGTTAGGCAAAGAATTCTTTGaactgacaccaaaagcatgatcaatacagaaaaaaaattgatatattgtactacatcaaaaaaaatttttttttttttttttgctttttagggccatactccgaggcacatggaggttcccaggctaggggctggaatcagatggagctacagccactggcctgtgccacaaccacagcaacaccagatctgaggcatgtcttcaacctacaccacagctcactgcaatgctgaatccttaacccactgagtgaggccagggatcaaacctgaaacctcatggttcctagtcggattcgtttccgttgtgccacgacgggaactcctacatcaaaaatttaaaattttgtacttCAAAGATAACACTGAGAacataaaaagacaactcacagactgagaaaaaatatttgcagatcataCATCTAAAAAAGGACTTGTATACAGCATATATGAAAACTCTTAAGGTCAATAATAAGAGAAACAATCCAGTTTTAAAATGAGCGAAagatttacataaatatttcaccaaagaagatatttaaatgttaataagaaatgaaaagatgctcaacatcatcagccattagggaaatgcaaattaaaactacagtgagctaCTACTTCACTTGAATGTTTACGATTTAAAAAGATGGGTAATAAGTGTTAgtaaggatgcagagaaattggaacactcctacattgctgatgggaatgtaaaatggtatagccacttcggaaaacattttggcagtttaTTAAAAAGTTACTTGTAAACTTACTATACATCCCAGTAATTCCATCCCTGGGAATCtatgcaagagaaatgaaaacataggtcTACCCAGAGACTTGTACTTGAATGTTCATAATAATATTATTCATAAGAGCCTACCCATCAATGGTGAGTAGAGaaacaaaatgtgttataaaTCTGTAATATCCGTATAATAGAacactattcagcaataaaacattaggtaaaagaagccagacgcaAAAGACTATATGTCATAACCActgggccaaaaataaataaataaataaataaagtggagttcctgctgtggcgaaaGAGggttggtggtgtcttgggagtgctgggatgcaggttcaatccccagcccagcacagtgggttaaagatctgcagctgtggcttgggtggtgacctcagcttggatctgatccctggcctgggaactccacatgcaacaaggcggccaaaaatgaaaagaagtaaaaaaagaagatgaaggcAACTCAATAGAGACAGACAGCAAATTAATGGTAGCCTGGGGTTGGGCCTGAGCATTGGGAACTGACTACCAATGAATGTGAGAGATATTTGGGGGATAATTGAAACACTAAAACTGGATTGTGTACAATTTGCACAATTCATCaagttcaccaaaaaaaaaaaatcactcatttgaGGAGGTTCTGCCGTGGCTcagttgaaacaaatctgactagtattcatgaggacacaggtttgatcactggcctcgctcagtgggataaggacctggcattgccgtggcctgtggtgaaggtcgaggactcggctcggatctggcattgctgtagctgtggcataggccagtggctacagcaccaattcaacccctagcctgggaatctccatatgctgagggtgcagccgtaaaaagacgaagaaagaaaaaaaaaaatcactgattcaGGCACTTAAAAGCAGGTAAATTTTGTGGTATATTTAACTtgtatacctcaataaagttgtttttaatttatctatatatttatttttgtctttttagggtttcacctggggcatatggaagttcccagtctaggggtcaaatcagagttgcagctgctggcctacaccacagctcatggcaatgctggatccttaacccactgagcgaggccagggatcgaacccatgatctcatgtatactagctggatttgctatcactgagctgcaaggggaaattcctaaagctgttttttaattaaaaaaaaaaattttttttttttgtctttttagggccgccaccgcaacacatggaagttgccaggctaggggtcgaattagagtgGTATCCACtggccaagccacagcaatgtgggatcccatctgcatctgcaacctataacacagctcacagcaatgctggacccttaaccctctgagcgaggccagggttggaacctgcatcctcatggatcctagtcaagatcgttactgctgagccatgacgggaactccgtaaagctgggttttttttgttttttgtttttttttaatgagaaatgtaCTAGAATTGACATTAATAAATCATTTATTCTAAGAACGAGCAAGAGGGGACAAAGACATGTGAAAACCCAAAGAGATGGAGATTGAAAAAGGTTGGAGAAGGGATGGAATAAAtgcattcattcagtaaacattttttgttttagtatttaCTCTGTAGAAGCTGCCCAAGACGCCTGGAAAGGGGCAGCTCTAAAGGAAAGGGGAGCGTAAGAGAGAAGACTCATAATAGGCCAAATGCGATGCCAGGGGAAGGTCAAAGTTCATGATTTCAGTCTTTAATGAACCAAGCAGAACCATCTGATTACAGTGAGACTGAGGGGACGCTGGGATAAGAGTGAGGAGCTAGGGTGAGAATGAGAGGTGAgcattcagtgaaaaaaattaatccatagtccatataagaaagaaatgcaaatttttattcAGGCCAACCTGAGGGTTATAACTGGAAGACAGTCTCTCAGAGAGCCCTGAGAACTGTTCAGAAGAGGCAAGGGGGCAGGTCAaaaaatatgtgattttggtgaaagggGTAcgtgcaaccaagcacacatctCAGTAGAAAGTCGTTGCTGGCCATCTTAGTAACTGTTTTAGCGCTTTtccatgtatgggaagatgcaagaatccagggtcataaaaaatttctcctgaaAGTATCTAACTATTCCAGAGCACGGAGCGCCTCATCCTGATCTTCACCTTGAATCCCTTTCAGGGTGTAtt
Coding sequences:
- the CEP19 gene encoding centrosomal protein of 19 kDa: MMCTAKKCGIRFQPPAIILIYENEMKGKSRQRIMPVRNFSKFSDCSRAAEQLKNNPRHKDYLEQVSMRQLEKLFSFLRGYLWGQSLAETMEQIQRETTIDPEEDLNKLDDKELAKRKSIMDELFEKNQKKKDDPNFVYDIEVEFPQDEQLQSCGWDTESADEF